In the Candidatus Deferrimicrobiaceae bacterium genome, one interval contains:
- a CDS encoding lipoprotein-releasing ABC transporter permease subunit, with protein MELPVEYFIGLKYLRAKRKQTFISIITVISILGVTVGVMALIIVLAVMSGFEKELKDRILGATAHVHVTSLEGSIADPFALARRVGSVEGVEATSPYLFSPVMISSGTGSTGGVLRGVDVATIGKVTRISRDVRKGRIEDLEKRTEKGIPGVILGKELAGNLGVSVGDLVEVLAPGGNVTPMGAFPGVARFRVVGLAESGMYEYDSSFAYVSLEEAGRLLGMEGRATGVEVKVGDIYQAGRIANRIREELGYPYWAKDWMQSNRNLFSALKLEKVVMFVILVLIVMVAAFNIISTLIMVVMDKNKDIAVLMTLGASRRMIRKIFALEGLLIGVAGTTAGTLFGGLLCFLLRRYEFIHLPSDVYYISTLPVALSPGILILVGVSSIVICFLATLYPARQASLVDPAEAIRYE; from the coding sequence GTGGAGCTCCCGGTGGAATATTTCATCGGCCTGAAATACCTCCGGGCCAAGCGGAAGCAGACGTTCATCTCCATCATCACCGTGATCTCGATTCTGGGGGTGACGGTCGGGGTGATGGCCCTCATCATCGTCCTGGCCGTGATGAGCGGGTTCGAGAAGGAGCTGAAAGACCGCATTCTCGGAGCCACGGCCCACGTTCACGTCACCAGTCTCGAGGGGAGCATCGCGGACCCGTTCGCCCTTGCCCGGCGGGTCGGGTCGGTGGAGGGCGTGGAAGCGACGAGCCCGTACCTCTTCTCCCCGGTGATGATCTCCTCCGGTACCGGATCGACGGGGGGGGTCCTGCGCGGCGTGGACGTCGCCACCATCGGGAAGGTGACGCGGATATCCCGGGACGTCCGCAAGGGGAGGATCGAGGATCTCGAGAAGAGGACGGAGAAAGGGATTCCGGGGGTGATCCTCGGGAAGGAGCTTGCCGGCAATTTGGGGGTGTCCGTGGGAGACCTCGTGGAGGTCCTGGCCCCCGGGGGGAACGTGACTCCGATGGGGGCGTTCCCGGGTGTGGCGAGGTTCCGCGTGGTGGGGCTCGCCGAATCGGGGATGTACGAGTACGACTCCTCGTTCGCCTACGTGTCCCTGGAAGAGGCGGGCAGGCTCCTGGGGATGGAGGGGCGGGCCACGGGGGTAGAGGTGAAGGTCGGCGACATCTACCAGGCGGGGCGGATCGCGAACCGAATCCGGGAGGAGCTCGGCTACCCTTACTGGGCGAAGGACTGGATGCAGAGCAACCGGAACCTGTTCTCGGCGCTGAAGCTGGAGAAGGTGGTGATGTTCGTCATCCTCGTCCTGATCGTGATGGTCGCCGCGTTCAACATCATCAGCACGCTCATCATGGTCGTCATGGACAAGAACAAGGACATCGCCGTGCTGATGACCCTCGGCGCCAGCCGGAGGATGATCCGGAAGATCTTCGCCCTCGAGGGGCTCCTGATCGGAGTGGCGGGAACCACCGCGGGGACATTGTTCGGAGGTCTCCTCTGCTTCCTCCTCCGCCGGTACGAGTTCATCCATCTGCCGAGCGACGTCTATTACATCTCCACCCTTCCGGTGGCCCTTTCCCCCGGGATCCTGATCCTGGTCGGAGTGAGCTCCATCGTGATCTGTTTCCTGGCGACCCTGTACCCCGCGCGGCAGGCATCCCTCGTCGACCCGGCGGAGGCGATCCGGTATGAATAG